A region of the Oncorhynchus gorbuscha isolate QuinsamMale2020 ecotype Even-year linkage group LG02, OgorEven_v1.0, whole genome shotgun sequence genome:
GGTCTACTTATCCacgtgagagacgcagacttggtactatactttactcagtactttactgaagactcatctcttcagtaggtcctacgaTTGAGTGTAGTTTGGCCTAGGGGTGCGAAGGTGAATGGCAAGGCACTGGATtgacaaaccgcccttgctgtctctgcctggccagctcCCCTCACTCcaatgggattctctgcctctgacccaatTACGGGggctggcttactagtgctcttccatgccatccctatgAGGGTTGTGCCAGGTTTTTTGTGCTATACTCGACTttagtgggttgagtcactgacgtgatcttcctgtccggtctTGCGCCCCCTCGGGCTCGTGCAGTGATGGAAatgtttgtgggctatactcagccttgtctcagggtagtaagttggtggtctgttgatatccctctagtggtgtgggggctgtgattttgcaaagtgggtggagttatatcctgcctggttggccctgtgaGTATCGTCGGACTGGGTCACAGTGCCCCCCGGTCTCAGCCTCCAGCATGCTGCAACAGTCTgtgtgtcggggggggggggctagggtcagtctgtcctatctggtgaaATTCTCCTGTATTTTCTGGTGTCCTATGTGAACCtaagtatcctctctctctcctggaggaccaaagccctaggaccatgctccaggactacctggcctgatgactactggctgtccccagtccacctggttgtgctgctactccagtttaaactgttctgtctAAAGCTATGAAACCCTGAACTGTTCACCGGATGTCCTATCTTGTCTCGGACCTGCTGTATCTAGTCTCTCTCATCACCTgttgtctcgacctctgaatgcttggcagggtagcctagtggttagagcgttggactagtaaccgaaaggttgcaagttcaaatccctgagctgacaaggtacaaatctgtcgttctgcccctgaacaggtagttaacccactgtttctaggccgtcattgaaaataagaatttgttcttaactgacttgcctcgtaaaataaaggaagaaaaagaaaagccaactgacatttacttctgaagtgctgacctgttgcaccctctacaaccactgtgatcattatttgaccctgctggttatctatgaacgtttgaacatcttgaagaacgatctggacTCAATAGCCATGTACTCTGATAATCTCCACCTGGCTCAGCCAGAAGAGAGCCTGGTTCCCCACTAGGTTTCTtactaggttcctgcctttctagggagtttgtcctagccacagcgcttctacatctgcattgcttgttgtttggggttttaggctgggtttctgtatgaGCACTTTTGACATCCACTgatgtaaaagggctttataaatacatttgattgatggaATTAACATAcagcattgacacacacacacacacttaccccaccagctATGTGTGacgttcttgtctattaatggtctgtattatgtaatgttgtatgttttgtgtggaccccaggatgAGTAGCTGCTGCAATCACCACAGCTAATGgcgatcctaataaaatacaacaaataaaaatacaaaaattatAATTGGCTGACATCACTAAAGTTTACAGCCCTAGACAATAAAGCCTTTAAGTCTGGGAAAACTCCAAGGCTGGATGACTAGTTGAGGTAAAAGGTTGATAAAcacattttaatgactccaacctaagtgtatgtaaacttatgattcatttacatttactgtatataaactccaggtattccttaaagaggtggggtttcaggtgtctccggaaggtggtgattgactccgctgtcctggcgtcgtgagggagtttatCAATGTGATAGACAAATATATTAAAAACCTTTTCAAAAACCTTTTCCGACAGCTATGAATAGCAGGCTTGTTTTCCCAGATTTTTCATTGTGTTCTATTATTTCCAGTACTTaccttatattatctccaatgtatcgtccatgtaaaaaacctgtctgattagaaTGAATAATGTCCGACAATACCTTTTTTTTCAATTCTATGCGATATACATTTTGCTAGAATTTTTAAATCATAACACTGAAGTTTAAGGGGCCTCCAATTTTtttatggactggatctttatattttcCACTTATATCCTGTTTCattaataatgaaatcagaccttcttgttgagtgtctgataatctaccatgtacataggagtggttaaaacatgctaacaATGGTCCTATTGGTATatctccacacatttcttgtgaccaactatagttttggcaagtcggttaggacatctactttgtacatgacacaggtcatttttccaacaattgtttacagacagattatttcacttataattcactgtgtatcacaattccagtgagtcagaagtttacatacactaaattgactgtgcctttaatcagcttggaaaattccagaaaattatgtcatggcttaagAAGCTTCTATCagtctaattgacatcatttgagtcaattggaggtgtacatgtggatgtatttcaaggcctaccttcaaactcagtgcctctttgcttgacatcatgggaaaatcaaaagaaatcagccaagacatcagaaaaataattatagacctccacaagtctggttcatccttgggagcaatttccaaacgcttggaggtaccacgttcatctgtacaaacaatagtatgcaagtataaacaccatgggaccacgcagccgtcataccgctcaggaaggagaggcgtTCTGTCTTGTGGAGATTAACGTAATTTGGtgctaaaagtgcaaatcaatcacagaacagcaaaggaccttgtgaagatgatggaggaaacagataaaaaagtatctatatccacagtaaaactagtcctatatcgacataacctgaaaggccgctcagcaaggaagaagcaacggctccaaaaccgccataaaaaagccagacttcggtttgtaactgcacatggggacaaagatcgtacgttttggagaaatatcctctggtctgatgaaacaaaaatagaactgtttgcccataatgaccatcattatgcttggaggaaaaaggggggaggcttgcaagccaaagaacaacatcccaaccgtgaagctcgtgggtggcagcatcatgttgtgggggtgctttgctgcaggagggactagtgcacttcacaaaatagatggcatcacgaggaaagaaaattatgtggatatattgaagcaacatctcaagacatcagtcaggaagtcgcaaatgggtcttccaaatgaacaataaccccaagcatacttccaaagttgtggcaaaatggcttaaggacaacaaagtcaaggtattggtattggccatcacaaagccctgacctcaatcctatagaaaaagtgtgtgcgagcaaggaggcctacaaacctgactcagttacaccagctctgtcaggaggaatgggccaaaattcacccaatttattgtggggaagcttgtggaaggctacccaaaacgtttgacccaagttaaacaatttaagggctatgctaccaaatactaattgagtgtatgtaaacttctgacccactgggaatgtgatgggaAAAAAAaaagcagcgtggtaagtgtccatgatacTTTAATAATCACTGAACACGActcaatacaaaaataacaaagtgaatggaaacgaaaaccgaaacagtcctgaataGTGACACAAGAAACAGTCACCCACAccaaacaggtgggaaaaggctacctaagtatgattctcaatcagagacaactaacgacaactgcctctgattgagaacgataccaggccaaacacaaaacacaacatagaaaaatgaacatagacaacccaccccaactcacgccctgaccaacctaaaaaaaagacataacaaaaaaaactaaggtcagaacgtgacaaagagacagaatcattagataatttgtttcggtactgtccatatgtttttgttcacaggtccaggaatggctgaagaattgcaatatttacctggagctaaccctgcagatagcactactgggtgatctgaaaagtcatagtcaaacaatcaataatataataatacttttagcaaaaTAATATTTTCAATTTacaatctgtacaaacaatgagaatagaaaggttcagaacttttgtgaaacatctcagcacagttgaaaaatatatggcaaatagaaatccattatggatggtgttaagagagagatgggaggaatgTGTCCGTAAAACTTATATAGGTTAACAACTTTTGTGAAAGAGCAGTTtgaaagatatggcaaatagaaatcaaaccggttggacatcagaaatagatgggagaggttgagggtagaggaagaacagtagtaaaaacaaacaaaatagaactATTGTCAAAAAGACTGTGTCCattaaatgtatatagtatgtataagctggaagtagagtCCTAAGCATTGTTGTTCACTAATTTACTCAAATTATAGGGGTGGTAGGATTAGAAATAAATAAAGTTAAAGacgtttaaaaaatatgtatgaTTTGAGATTatttggaccacagagtgaaggaaaagcagccaacaagtgctcaacatgtgggaactccttcaagaccgttggaaaagcattccaggtgaagctggttgagagaatggcaagaatgtgcaaagctgtcatcaagacaaagggtggctactttgaagaatctcaaatatattttgatttgtttaacactttttttggttactacttgattccatgtgttatttcatagttttgatgtcttaactattattctacaaagtagtaaaacagtaaaaagaaagaaacacCCTGATGAGTAGGCGTGTCaattttgactggtagtgtatagaACCTTGGGATATGGAtacctaatgctgttatgataAAATCACCTGGGATATGGATGCCTAATGCTGTTATGATAAAATCACCTGGGATATGGATGCCTAATGCTGTTATGATAAAATCACCTGGGATATGGATGCCTAATGCTGTTATGATAAAAATCACCTGGGATATGGATGCCTAATGCTGTTATGATAAAATCACCTGGGATATGGATGCCTAATGCTGTTATGATAAAGTCACCTGGGATATGGATGCCTAATGctgttgtccttctgtagctcagttggtagagcatggcgcttgtaacgccagggtagtgggttcgatccccgggaccacccatacgtagaatgtatgcacacatgactgtaagtcgctttggataaaagcgtctgctaaatggcatattatatattataataaaatCACCTGGGATATGGATGCCTAATGCTGTTATAATAAAATCACCTGGGATATGGATGCCAAATGCTGTTATAATAAAATCACCTGGGATATGGATGCCTAATGCTGTTATAATAAAATCACCTGGGATATGGATGCCTAATGCTGTTATAATAAAATCACCTGGGATATGGATGCCTAATGCTGTTATAATAAAATCACCTGGGATATGGATGCCTAATGCTGTTATAATAAAATCACCTGGgagcatgagcagcagtgtgCAGTGTTTTTATTTCTCATTAATTAACCTACAACTCCAGCACCTGCAAAAAGAATCTGGATGTGCGTATGCTCTTCAGCTTTTGGACAAAGTCCTACATTCACCCACAATTCATTTACAATATGTACACGTCATGATTACAAAAAACAGCACTATTGTGAGGACAAAAAGAAGCATTGGCATCCACTGCTTCAAATGTGACAAAGTAGAGGTCAGAAAAAGTACGATGACAGTTGAGGTAAAAGGGTGGGGTGGACAGTGTTTTTCCTCTCACTAGGTCATCTGTGCCATCAGTCCCTCTAGCTCTGGACGCGCCTTGAAACGGGCTTGGTAATCTGCCTCTGTGTGCTGGAAAACAGACAAGCAAGTGTTATGTCACTgaaaaataacaacaaaaaagtttacatactgtagatatGATCCATGTGCAAAAGAAAAGTCATGCAGAGGTCAAGACCATAGATGTCATATGCTCACCGGCTTTACAGAGAGTTGAATCCCCTCTGGCTGATTCTTTAACAGGACCTCCATAAAGGTGGGGCATAATGTGGCGTTTAGTTGGCTGAGCTGTAAACAAAACacttatcaatgctctctctagaGTGAAAAGCTGTTTGTCAGTGCAACTGCCAAAAGTTCAGAGAACAAATTATCATCACTAAAAACACTCCATTACCTGAACAATTCGCTCATGGGTCTTGAGGATGGCATCTACATACATCTTGGTCCCTTGCTCTGGCATGACCATGACTTCCATGCTCTTAGTGGGCAAAGCATAGCTGAGAAGAGAATAGTGTTAGTTCATCCCTTTAAGGTTAGTTAGTTAACCAATGATTCAAAGACATTGGATGATGTAATCCCATGCTACGAAAGAGGGCCAAATGTGTGCCTCCTATTGAATCATTATGAACTTTGCGACAGACACATGTATATTTTGGCCATCAAATCTTTGAGTGAGGCCAGTAACAGTGTCTTAAAGTCTACCTCTCACCTCTCAGCCACTTTGACACCTAGGCGGTTGCAGAGATTGTGGATGTACTGGGAGTAGTGCTCCACTAGGATCATGTCATACCCAGACACTTTCACGTTCAGAGTCCCGTACTCTGCATCTGTTGCAGTTTTGATCTGCTTCatctgctgtctctctttctttttctttggCTGAAGGCACAATAAATGTTCTATAATCAAGTAGATATGCTAACAGTGTAAGCTGGTGGCTTCAGTATTAGAGAGTATAATTAAGTGATCTACTAAGGACAGTCTTACCGCTTCTTTGGGTAACAGGTGCTTATATTTGCCAATCCCATGAGTAGGCATGGTCCTGTATTGTCGCTCATTGGAAAAAGCCAGACTCCCTGTAGAAAACAGTTATCCAGCCAAACAGATagcttacatacacttaggtaaTTATATAAGTGGCAATATAACTTTCAGGATATAGTCACTTCCTAAGACTTAACTAGAAAGTCTAAATTGATACACAACAGTAACTAACTATTGTTATTGGTGGGAGGACTTACCCTGAATCGGATGTTGCACTGATACTGATGCCCTTAAAATAAACATCAGAAACATTAGACACGTTGAAATGTCGCTAGCTAACACCTCATCGAATGAAACTTGATGTGGTAATTATTGTGTCCTGTAGCAACCAGCAATTGGCTGCCTAGATGCTTTTAACTAATTTACCGGAACAACAATCCTGCTTGGTCCAACACACGTGAATGAAGTGCGAAGGAAGCCTGTAACGGGATAGAAGATAAACAATCTATCATATACAAGTGTTTTAATATGCTGACATGTTTGACCTTCCTTcttgctagccagctagctaacgttacatcaaCAATAAAAATGTGGAAAACGCCATTTATGAGTAGAAGACACACTACCTTGCGAATGACAGGATTCATTGCTTCAAATTTAAGATGAAGTAATCACTTCACAACAAATCTCGAAATTATATTAGATTCACAATTTTGCAGAAGCTAGTTGTTGCACATGTATACAAGAGGTTCTGAGAAGAATGCTTCCGGTTGGTCCAACTGACTAAAATGTGCTATGGAACAAGGACAATATCTTATTTCCGCTTTCAAATGTGTTTGCTTTAAATTGTATTTAATATATGCATCAAAGAGAAACCTAGACGAGTATGAGGGTATTGGATGCAGCCAAATAAGTGTATAATATGTAATTATTGCTCACAGCACAATGTCATTGTGAAAGAAAAGAAAGACGGCATTGCGTTCAAAGTCCGATGCTGGCCCTGGAAACGTGGCGTCCTCGTCAAGCAACCTGCATCTACTCCCCTTTCATCTGACATATTATGCTCGGATGTgtagttacattacattacaatgcAAAAACTTCGTTCCCATAACAATTTACATGGAATTTCATGAAATATACAAATTCCACCAATCGTTCACCTCAGGACGTGAGAACCAAAGCAACACATTTAGACACTGATCCCCATTATGAAATAGCTACTATATTATTGACGGATATATATTGGAAAGTTTATGTGGCAGGATCACCAAatgggtgcgttcgtaaattcactctggctatctactccaatttcaaagcactctcgtctgagtgtaccagagcgcAGAACAACTGAGGAATTTACGAAAGCataacacccgttgaatatgaccggtgtcagtaaacgtaattaaattgttggCAGCAGCATAGTTACAGTCAACAACGCTCTAAAACACATGacaacagcctaaccagctctgctagtaggacgagtaaaatggtcagtgtgagatgttctctcatttgtgtctggacgtaagctagccaactttagccaatAGTTTGGGTGCTTGACTGTCGTTGGTAGGTCATAACACTCGGATGAACCCTACCCCTCGGCCAGAGCTTGATGGACCCGACTGCGAAACGCGCTGAATTTATGAACCGCACAATCTGACATTGCGTTCCAGAGTGAATTTGCGAACACACCCGTAATTTACGCCACTGCATCGGAATGCCACAGTCGCTTTGGATTGGTGGAGCCTTGTGCCAGTCGTCGAACACATTAGGTCGTGACAAACATCCTCTGAAACAACTAGCTAGCAGCGATGGAGTGGGAGTGCTGAGGTAGTTAGTTCGTGAGCGAGTCACAAACAAGTCAGCTGAGTGTTCAAGAAGCCAGTATCTATTAGCTAGTTACTTAGCTAGAAACTCACCGATTGCCAGTCAAGCCAAGAAATTGCAGTTTAGAAGCATTGCTGCtattgctgttagctagctagttagttctTACGGCAGAACCCCTTCAACTTGTCAACtgggctggctagctagtaggGATTTAGCTAGCTCACTAAAGTAaggggtagtgtgtttttttatCCCCACACTGTGGGCCACAGTCTACAACTTGCCTTTGCCTGCCTAACAACATTGCAGTCATGTCCGCGGCAGGAGACTTCGGAAACCCTCTAAGGAAATTTAAATTGGTCTTTCTTGGCGAACAGAGCGGTAAGTGAACACTGACCTGTGTGGGGTAACGACTAACGCGTTTTATGTGGTCATCAGCGTGCCAATTTAGCTATTAAATGGCTAGCAAATGCCATCAATCATCATGGGCGAGTCCCTTCATTTAATCGATATCCACCAACTGCCATGATATAGAGACCATGGCGATTTAAATGATCTTAATAGCTACGATCAGTGATATTGAACCTATCCGTGATATCAAGTGTTTTAACGTTAGCTACTTTGTTGCTAGCTTCCGTTAGCTGGTAAACGTTAGTTAACCTTAATGGTTAGCAGCTTTACCTGGCTAACTATCATATAATGTTTTTAGACTTATAGACTTACTAGCCGAGCTAGTTAACAAGCTGTTGGGAGACGCGTTGTTTCTAGTTCACCCAATCAGTCAGGTCAGTAGTCGGGTTGTAACGACGTTAACTAAAATCATTAACGTTAACGAGTTAGCCAGCTGCTACATACTACTGaatatgtttttatttcacctttatttaaccaggtaggctagttgagaacaagttctcattttaaactgcgacctgaccaagataaagcaaagcagttccacACAACACaggtacacatggaataaacaaacatacagtagaaaagtctatatacagtatcgaagtaattacaatataccaattaaacacgagtgatagatgtgcagaagatgaatgtgcaagtagagatactggggtgcaaatgagtcagataaataaatacagtatggggatgaggtagttggatgggctgtttacagatgggttatgtacaggtgcagtgatttgtgagctgctctgacagctggtgcctAAAGCTAGTCAGGGAGATGAGTCTCCAGCTTtggtgatttttgcagttcgttccagtcattggcagcagagaactggaaggagaggcggccaaatgaggaattggctttgggggtgaccagtgcgatatacctgctggagtgcgtgctaagggtgggtgctgctatggtgaccagtgagctaaggcggggctttacctagcaaggacttgtagatgacctggagccagtgggtttggcgacaaatatttattttatttcacctttatttaaccaggtaggctagttgagaacaagttctcatttgcaactgcgacctggccaagataaagcatagcagtgtgaacagacaacacagagttacacatggaataaacaaacaagtcaataacatagtagggGGGAAAAATaatctacactgctcaaaaaaataaagggaacactaaaatagcatgacctccctacaacgcctgggcatgctcctgatgaggtggcggatggtctcctgagggatctcctcccagacctggactaaagcatccgccaactcctggacagtgtggtgcaacgtggcgttggtggatggagtgagacatgatgtcccagatgtgctcaattggattcaggtctggggaacgggcgggcaagtccatagcatcaatgcgttcctcttgcaggaactgctgacacactccagccacatgaggtctagcattgtcttgcattaggaggaacccagggccaatcgcaccagcatatggtctcacaaggggtctgaggatctcatctcggtacctaatggcattcaggctacctctggcgagcacatggagggctgtgcggccccccaaataaatgccaccccacaccatgactgacccaccgctaaaccggtcatgctggaggatgttgcaggcagcagaacgttctccacggcgtctccagactgtcacgtctgtcacatgtgctcagtgtgaacctgctttcatctgtgaagagcacagggcgcaagtggcgaatttgccaatcttggtgttctctgacaAATGAAAacacgtcctgcacggtgttgggctgtaagcactaccccaacctgtggatgtcgggccctcataccaccctcgtggagtctgtttctgaccttttgagcagacacatgcacatttgtggcctgctggaggtcattttgcagggctctggcagtgctcctcctgctcctccttgcacaaaggcggaggtagcggtcctgctgctgggttgttgccctcctacggcctcctccacgtctcctgatgtactggcctgtctcctggtagcgcctccatgctctagacactacgctgacagacacagcaaaccttcttgccacagctcgcattgatgtgccatcctggatgagctgcactacctgagccacctGTGTGGGTTgtaagactccgtctcatgctaccacgagtgaaagcaccgccagcattcaaaagtgaccaaaacatcagccaggaagcataggaactgagaagtggtccgtggtcaccacctgcagaaccactcctttattggaggtgtcttgctaattgcctgtaattttcacatgttgtctattccatttgcacaacagcatgtgaaatttattgtcaatcagtgttgcttcctaagtggacagtttgatttcacagaagtgtgattgacttggagttacattgtgttgtttaagtgttccctttatttttttgagcagtgtacattgtgtgcaaaaggcatgaggaggtaggcaataaataggccataagagtgaataattacaatttaccagattaacacgagtgataaatgatcagatgaacatgtgcaggtagagatagtGGTGTTCAAAAGAGCTGAAAAAGAAAGAGCTGAAAAGTAAATAAGTAAAGTAaataatatagtgtatataacagtatggggctgaggtaggtaaattgggtgggctatataccgatgaactatgtacagctgcagcgatcggttagctgctcagataacagatgtttaaagttggtgagggagataaaagtttcCAACTtaagagatttttgcaatttgttccagtcacagtcagcagagaactggaaggaaaggaggtcAAATGAGATTTTGGCTTTAggaatgatcagtgagatacacctgctggagtgcgtgctacgggtgggtgttgccgtcgtgaccagtgaactgagataaggcggagctttacctagcatagacttgtagatgacctggagccagtggggctagcgacgaacatgtagcgagggccagccaactagagcatacaggtcggagtggtgggtggtataacatgctttagtaacaaaatggatggcactgtgataaactgcatcctgtttgctgagtagagtattgtcatctacaaaatagcttccatcgtcgaggatcggtaggatagtcggtTTTACTAAGGTAAGTTTggaggcgtgagtgaaggaggctttgctgCGAagtagaaagccgactctagatttgatttttgattggagatgtttgacatgagtctggaaggagagtttgcagtctagccagacacctaggtacttatagatgtccacatattctaggtcggaaccatccagggtggtgatactagtcaggcgtgcgggtgcaggcagcgaatggttgaaaagcatgcacttggtttttactagcgtttaagagcaggtggaggccacggaaggggtgttgtatggcattgaagctcgtttggaggttagatagcacagtgtccaaggaagggccacaagtatacagaatggtgtcgtctgcgtagaggtggatcagggaatcgtccgcagcaagagcaacatcattgatatatacagagaaaagagtcggcccgagaattgaaccctgtggcacccccatagagactgccagaggacgggacaacatgccctccgatttgacacactgaactctgtctgcaaagtagttggtg
Encoded here:
- the mrpl48 gene encoding 39S ribosomal protein L48, mitochondrial encodes the protein MNPVIRKASFALHSRVLDQAGLLFRASVSVQHPIQGSLAFSNERQYRTMPTHGIGKYKHLLPKEAPKKKKERQQMKQIKTATDAEYGTLNVKVSGYDMILVEHYSQYIHNLCNRLGVKVAESYALPTKSMEVMVMPEQGTKMYVDAILKTHERIVQLSQLNATLCPTFMEVLLKNQPEGIQLSVKPHTEADYQARFKARPELEGLMAQMT